The region CAGCTTATTCAACTGAAAAACGCCAAACTTTATTTACACAGCCATCAGGTAGCCAATTATGCGGTGAGTGTTGCTGCCAAAATGCGCCTGCCCCGGGAAGAAATTGAGCGTATCCGCGTGGCGGCGCTTTTACACGACGTCGGTCACATTACCGTGCCCAATCAGGTGCTGTCCAAGGTGCCGTATCTGTCTACCCGCGAAATGAGTGTCTACAAAAGTCACTGCAACGCGGGCAGCTGCATGCTGGAAAATATTCCGTCCTGCCAGGAGCTTATTCCCTATATCCGCTACCACCACGAACGGTTTGACGGCACAGGTTATCCCAAACGGTTGAAAGGCGTGAATATCCCGCTGGGAGCACGCATTATAGCGGTGGCCAACTACTATGACCGGTTTATCAACCCTTGCACCCAGAACTGGGTTAAGACCAAGGACGAAGCGGTACGTGAGCTATTAAGCTTGTCCGGCATGGCCTTTGACCCCGAAGTTGTCCGGGCCTTTATTGATGCGCTGGGGTAGCCCCGGCCGCCAGCGCCAGCCCTTTGACCGTCACCGCCCCGGCCTGCTTCAGCGCCCGGGCGCACTCATCCATGGTTATCCCGCTGGTAAAAATGTCATCCACCAGCAAAATACTTTTCCCTTGCACCAGCTCAGGGCGCGTTACGGCAAACGCGCCCTTTATGTTTTTCCGGCGCTCGTTTAAACTGAGCTCCCACTGCGGCAGTGTCGGCCTGGTCCGCTCGAGCGCTTCCAGCCAGACAAACCCCTGGCGCGCCGCCCAGGGTTTAAAAATGACGGCCGTTTGGTTGAAACCGCGTTCCTTGAACCGTTCACGGTTGAGCGGCACAGGCACGACGGCCTGTATGTCCCGGTACCGTCCACGCGCCAAGGCAACATCAAGCAGTGAGCCAAGCCGGCCGGCATGACGGGTTTGACGGCGGAATTTCATGTCGCGGATCAAATTCCGGACAGCGCCGGTATATTCGGCCGCTGCCAGGCACTCATCCAGCCAGGCAAGGTTGTGAACCGCCGGCGCCACCTGCCTGGCTTTGGCAATCCTGGCAATGCACGCCTGACACCAGCCCCGGCTGCCGGCCCATTGGCGGCAGGCCGGGCAGCGCCGG is a window of Sporomusaceae bacterium ACPt DNA encoding:
- a CDS encoding Cyclic di-GMP phosphodiesterase, coding for MDMLTLMQDPEAYAGDTETVNGIIANFMQLIQLKNAKLYLHSHQVANYAVSVAAKMRLPREEIERIRVAALLHDVGHITVPNQVLSKVPYLSTREMSVYKSHCNAGSCMLENIPSCQELIPYIRYHHERFDGTGYPKRLKGVNIPLGARIIAVANYYDRFINPCTQNWVKTKDEAVRELLSLSGMAFDPEVVRAFIDALG